In one window of Phyllopteryx taeniolatus isolate TA_2022b chromosome 23, UOR_Ptae_1.2, whole genome shotgun sequence DNA:
- the tdrd7b gene encoding tudor domain-containing protein 7B isoform X3, which produces MYLPCQLWHSCFQTMSDGELVKKMLRVILQANKGGMSLSRLQSEYKELTAKPQTSLRQPNYRGRGGARGGAGRGSGHGDVRQSRDVRDGQTEGRTASQLLKSTPNRSEKRMTLPSRFQKEVQAHLSRNSQQTSPPSHLNENLDGGKGKVYNPQQVQSCIEDILSQYSNGFWVSKLPQIYKELYNQDLPTEAIGDLETWKHICTVERTCSSNPSELLLYPAKVQTTASSSSALDKSLRSPVHQRPQLKRSGSRPPPSTSSPSPSPPSSPASLSPELKLKLEELLRKYSSGLWAHALPKLFQDTYKTKLPAHVLDNLQLLSDVCTVDYPMPDNPKRAILYRRSSSSSSSSSAGGGAEDEKCHRRASSAGEEEQRVKREAAKRLCDHSVPALHIPKEEYPSVLVVEATNTNEVVLRYIGESYSQAQERMEDEMREFYCLDKNKVTPCSSPFSGQLVAVEAEEEEEVLRAQICELVADKVKVHFVDHGFSEVVSKAKLFELHEKFLRLPFQATKSQLAGLEPFSQEPAVLKTFEAMASGQILLAEILQRGQTPLMVLYDTSQDDDVNINAACMKALQDKTLSSPLQVNSAYMNVSVTSVCSDGTVYCQLPSRGLAKLSEILENVETYFHSQVTSEFLVSRPFCGKGCMARFKGKWSRVEITNLHGSRVLDILFLDVGIQASVEVFELREIPQKFLRDLMAIPPQAVKCCLAELSVSVGSWTPDAVQWLREKVLNTTDCSMKVTKVDKSKQCVYVHLFTDKNFHEPACSLNHQMARLDLFKQQPDVYLTSHSPIKTSTLAAPTKTSSGSDISNGSPKSAPVAARSHLRRVPSGAKGTPGSPPGARSFPSPSLQLPPLLELPPAGNNLDVYVSVACHPGHFVLQPWRDMYKLVVLMGEMILFYNQIDETLLNVQKNQIYAAKVEYNWYRVLVKGVLTNGLVSVYELDYGKHELVSCTQLRALNEEFRQLPFQGITAQLAGVKTRQWSEEASIVFRNHVEKKPLVAQLEAAQEAANPWDRKLTVFLVDTSQQDNDIWVHDIMAEFADELTGDVKM; this is translated from the exons ATGTATTTGCCATGTCAACTGTGGCACAGCTGCTTCCAG ACGATGTCCGACGGCGAGCTGGTCAAGAAAATGCTGAGGGTCATCCTCCAAGCCAACAAGGGTGGAATGTCGCTGTCCCGTCTGCAGTCTGAGTACAAGGAGCTGACCG CAAAACCTCAAACCTCCCTGAGGCAGCCGAACTACCGCGGACGCGGCGGAGCTAGGGGAGGCGCCGGCCGAGGCAGCGGACACGGGGACGTCAGACAGTCAAGGGACGTGAGggatggacagacagagggCAGGACGGCCTCGCAACTCCTAAAGAGCACACCCAACAG GTCGGAAAAGAGGATGACACTCCCATCGCGGTTTCAGAAGGAGGTACAGGCTCACCTTTCCAGAAACTCCCAACAGACTAGTC CACCTTCGCATTTAAATGAGAATTTGGACGGTGGCAAAGGCAAAGTCTACAACCCTCAGCAGGTCCAGAGCTGCATCGAGGATATTCTGTCCCAGTACAGCAATGGCTTCTGGGTGTCCAAACTGCCTCAGATCTACAAAGAACTTTATAACCAGGACCTGCCAACTGAGGCCATCGGAGACCTGGAGACCTGGAAGCACATATGCACT GTCGAGAGAACATGCAGCAGTAACCCATCCGAGCTGCTTCTCTACCCCGCCAAGGTTCAGACCACCGCGTCTTCCAGCTCCGCATTAGACAAATCCCTGCGGTCCCCCGTCCACCAGAGACCCCAACTGAAACGCTCCGGCTCTCGTCCTCCTCCGTCAACATCCTCGCCGTCCCCCAGTCCTCCCTCTTCGCCGGCTTCCCTTAGCCCCGAGCTGAAGCTGAAGCTGGAGGAACTGCTGCGGAAGTATTCCAGCGGCCTGTGGGCCCACGCGTTGCCCAAGCTTTTCCAGGACACCTATAAA ACGAAACTGCCCGCACACGTCCTCGACAACCTTCAGCTCCTCTCCGACGTCTGCACCGTCGACTACCCGATGCCCGACAACCCGAAGAGGGCCATCCTGtacaggaggagcagcagcagcagtagcagcagcagcgctGGAGGAGGAGCGGAAGACGAGAAATGTCACAGGAGAGCCTCGTCGGCCGGCGAGGAGGAGCAGAGGGTGAAGCGAGAGGCGGCCAAGAGACTCTGTGATCACTCAGTGCCTGCCCTGCACATCCCCAAAGAAGAGTATCCGTCTGTGCTGGTGGTGGAAGCCACAAACACCAATGAAGTCGTTTTAAG GTATATAGGTGAGAGCTACTCGCAAGCTCAGGAGCGTATGGAGGATGAAATGCGGGAATTTTACTGCCTGGACAAGAACAAGGTAACTCCTTGCTCATCTCCATTCTCGGGTCAACTTGTGGCTGTCGaggctgaggaggaggaggaggttctGAGGGCTCAGATCTGCGAGCTCGTGGCAGATAAGGTTAAG GTGCACTTTGTGGATCATGGCTTCTCAGAAGTCGTTAGCAAAGCCAAACTTTTTGAGCTGCATGAGAAATTCTTAAGACTCCCTTTCCAAGCCACCAAGAGCCAACTAGCAG GCCTAGAGCCCTTCTCTCAGGAGCCCGCTGTGCTGAAGACCTTCGAGGCGATGGCGAGCGGTCAGATCCTTTTGGCCGAAATCCTGCAGAGAGGCCAGACCCCTCTGATGGTGTTATACGACACGTCGCAGGATGACGACGTCAACATCAACGCCGCCTGCATGAAAGCCCTGCAGGACAAGACTTTGAGCAGTCCCTTACAG GTTAACAGTGCTTACATGAACGTGAGCGTCACTAGTGTCTGCTCTGATGGGACCGTCTACTGTCAGCTGCCCTCCAGAGGTCTCGCCAAGCTCAGTGAGATCCTGGAGAACGTCGAGACATACTTCCACTCGCAG GTAACGTCGGAATTCTTGGTGTCCAGACCATTCTGCGGCAAAGGATGCATGGCTCGGTTCAAAGGCAAGTGGTCCCGCGTTGAG ATCACAAACCTACACGGCAGCAGAGTGTTGGACATCCTCTTCCTTGACGTGGGAATCCAGGCTTCCGTGGAGGTGTTTGAGCTCAGGGAGATCCCGCAGAAGTTCCTCCGTGACCTTATGGCCATCCCGCCACAG GCTGTCAAGTGTTGCCTGGCAGAACTGTCTGTCAGCGTCGGGTCGTGGACTCCAGATGCTGTCCAGTGGCTTCGGGAGAAAGTTCTCAACACCACCGACTGCAGCATGAAG GTGACCAAAGTGGACAAAAGCAAACAGTGCGTCTACGTACACCTCTTCACTGACAAGAACTTCCACGAGCCGGCCTGTAGTCTCAACCATCAGATGGCCCGTTTGGACCTGTTCAAACAGCAACCTGATGTCTATCTGACCAGCCACAG TCCCATCAAGACCTCCACACTCGCCGCGCCCACCAAGACCTCTAGCGGCAGCGACATCAGCAACGGCAGCCCAAAGTCCGCTCCGGTTGCAGCCAGGTCTCATCTCAGAAGGGTCCCGTCCGGAGCCAAGGGGACCCCCGGCAGCCCACCTGGGGCGCGGTCATTcccctccccctctctccagcTGCCACCCCTGCTGGAGCTGCCCCCTGCAG GAAACAACTTGGACGTGTACGTATCGGTGGCGTGCCATCCGGGCCACTTTGTGCTCCAGCCCTGGAGGGACATGTACAAACTGGTCGTGCTGATGGGGGAGATGATCCTCTTTTACAACCAAATTGATGAAACACTGCTGAATGTGCAGAAGAATCAGATATACGCTGCTAAAGTGGAGTATAA CTGGTATCGTGTTTTAGTCAAGGGGGTTCTCACCAATGGGCTGGTGTCTGTTTATGAGTTGGACTACGGTAAGCACGAGCTGGTGAGCTGCACGCAGCTCAGAGCTCTTAACGAGGAGTTCCGACAGCTGCCCTTCCAGGGAATCACCGCCCAGCTGGCCG GAGTGAAGACGAGGCAGTGGTCCGAGGAAGCTTCCATCGTCTTCAGGAACCACGTGGAGAAGAAGCCCCTCGTGGCCCAGTTGGAGGCAGCGCAGGAGGCCGCGAACCCCTGGGACAGGAAGCTGACCGTCTTCCTGGTCGACACCTCGCAGCAAGACAACGACATCTGGGTGCATGACATCATGGCAGAGTTTGCGGATGAACTCACCGGCGACGTGAAGATGTAG
- the tdrd7b gene encoding tudor domain-containing protein 7B isoform X1: MYLPCQLWHSCFQTMSDGELVKKMLRVILQANKGGMSLSRLQSEYKELTGEQIPHKQMGHNHLDTLLASMPSVVHVDRSRSGEVAYFASVDKDTAHVAKVMARQRGSKKPGRPHLVNTQMRVKPTALLVLNAKPQTSLRQPNYRGRGGARGGAGRGSGHGDVRQSRDVRDGQTEGRTASQLLKSTPNRSEKRMTLPSRFQKEVQAHLSRNSQQTSPPSHLNENLDGGKGKVYNPQQVQSCIEDILSQYSNGFWVSKLPQIYKELYNQDLPTEAIGDLETWKHICTVERTCSSNPSELLLYPAKVQTTASSSSALDKSLRSPVHQRPQLKRSGSRPPPSTSSPSPSPPSSPASLSPELKLKLEELLRKYSSGLWAHALPKLFQDTYKTKLPAHVLDNLQLLSDVCTVDYPMPDNPKRAILYRRSSSSSSSSSAGGGAEDEKCHRRASSAGEEEQRVKREAAKRLCDHSVPALHIPKEEYPSVLVVEATNTNEVVLRYIGESYSQAQERMEDEMREFYCLDKNKVTPCSSPFSGQLVAVEAEEEEEVLRAQICELVADKVKVHFVDHGFSEVVSKAKLFELHEKFLRLPFQATKSQLAGLEPFSQEPAVLKTFEAMASGQILLAEILQRGQTPLMVLYDTSQDDDVNINAACMKALQDKTLSSPLQVNSAYMNVSVTSVCSDGTVYCQLPSRGLAKLSEILENVETYFHSQVTSEFLVSRPFCGKGCMARFKGKWSRVEITNLHGSRVLDILFLDVGIQASVEVFELREIPQKFLRDLMAIPPQAVKCCLAELSVSVGSWTPDAVQWLREKVLNTTDCSMKVTKVDKSKQCVYVHLFTDKNFHEPACSLNHQMARLDLFKQQPDVYLTSHSPIKTSTLAAPTKTSSGSDISNGSPKSAPVAARSHLRRVPSGAKGTPGSPPGARSFPSPSLQLPPLLELPPAGNNLDVYVSVACHPGHFVLQPWRDMYKLVVLMGEMILFYNQIDETLLNVQKNQIYAAKVEYNWYRVLVKGVLTNGLVSVYELDYGKHELVSCTQLRALNEEFRQLPFQGITAQLAGVKTRQWSEEASIVFRNHVEKKPLVAQLEAAQEAANPWDRKLTVFLVDTSQQDNDIWVHDIMAEFADELTGDVKM, from the exons ATGTATTTGCCATGTCAACTGTGGCACAGCTGCTTCCAG ACGATGTCCGACGGCGAGCTGGTCAAGAAAATGCTGAGGGTCATCCTCCAAGCCAACAAGGGTGGAATGTCGCTGTCCCGTCTGCAGTCTGAGTACAAGGAGCTGACCGGTGAGCAGATTCCACATAAACAGATGGGACACAACCATCTGGACACCCTGCTGGCCAGCATGCCCTCCGTCGTCCACGTGGACCGCAGCCGCTCTGGAGAG GTGGCGTATTTTGCCTCTGTGGACAAAGACACGGCCCATGTTGCCAAGGTGATGGCCCGCCAGCGGGGCTCCAAGAAGCCTGGGCGACCCCACCTGGTGAACACCCAGATGAGGGTCAAACCAACAGCCCTGCTTGTCCTTAATG CAAAACCTCAAACCTCCCTGAGGCAGCCGAACTACCGCGGACGCGGCGGAGCTAGGGGAGGCGCCGGCCGAGGCAGCGGACACGGGGACGTCAGACAGTCAAGGGACGTGAGggatggacagacagagggCAGGACGGCCTCGCAACTCCTAAAGAGCACACCCAACAG GTCGGAAAAGAGGATGACACTCCCATCGCGGTTTCAGAAGGAGGTACAGGCTCACCTTTCCAGAAACTCCCAACAGACTAGTC CACCTTCGCATTTAAATGAGAATTTGGACGGTGGCAAAGGCAAAGTCTACAACCCTCAGCAGGTCCAGAGCTGCATCGAGGATATTCTGTCCCAGTACAGCAATGGCTTCTGGGTGTCCAAACTGCCTCAGATCTACAAAGAACTTTATAACCAGGACCTGCCAACTGAGGCCATCGGAGACCTGGAGACCTGGAAGCACATATGCACT GTCGAGAGAACATGCAGCAGTAACCCATCCGAGCTGCTTCTCTACCCCGCCAAGGTTCAGACCACCGCGTCTTCCAGCTCCGCATTAGACAAATCCCTGCGGTCCCCCGTCCACCAGAGACCCCAACTGAAACGCTCCGGCTCTCGTCCTCCTCCGTCAACATCCTCGCCGTCCCCCAGTCCTCCCTCTTCGCCGGCTTCCCTTAGCCCCGAGCTGAAGCTGAAGCTGGAGGAACTGCTGCGGAAGTATTCCAGCGGCCTGTGGGCCCACGCGTTGCCCAAGCTTTTCCAGGACACCTATAAA ACGAAACTGCCCGCACACGTCCTCGACAACCTTCAGCTCCTCTCCGACGTCTGCACCGTCGACTACCCGATGCCCGACAACCCGAAGAGGGCCATCCTGtacaggaggagcagcagcagcagtagcagcagcagcgctGGAGGAGGAGCGGAAGACGAGAAATGTCACAGGAGAGCCTCGTCGGCCGGCGAGGAGGAGCAGAGGGTGAAGCGAGAGGCGGCCAAGAGACTCTGTGATCACTCAGTGCCTGCCCTGCACATCCCCAAAGAAGAGTATCCGTCTGTGCTGGTGGTGGAAGCCACAAACACCAATGAAGTCGTTTTAAG GTATATAGGTGAGAGCTACTCGCAAGCTCAGGAGCGTATGGAGGATGAAATGCGGGAATTTTACTGCCTGGACAAGAACAAGGTAACTCCTTGCTCATCTCCATTCTCGGGTCAACTTGTGGCTGTCGaggctgaggaggaggaggaggttctGAGGGCTCAGATCTGCGAGCTCGTGGCAGATAAGGTTAAG GTGCACTTTGTGGATCATGGCTTCTCAGAAGTCGTTAGCAAAGCCAAACTTTTTGAGCTGCATGAGAAATTCTTAAGACTCCCTTTCCAAGCCACCAAGAGCCAACTAGCAG GCCTAGAGCCCTTCTCTCAGGAGCCCGCTGTGCTGAAGACCTTCGAGGCGATGGCGAGCGGTCAGATCCTTTTGGCCGAAATCCTGCAGAGAGGCCAGACCCCTCTGATGGTGTTATACGACACGTCGCAGGATGACGACGTCAACATCAACGCCGCCTGCATGAAAGCCCTGCAGGACAAGACTTTGAGCAGTCCCTTACAG GTTAACAGTGCTTACATGAACGTGAGCGTCACTAGTGTCTGCTCTGATGGGACCGTCTACTGTCAGCTGCCCTCCAGAGGTCTCGCCAAGCTCAGTGAGATCCTGGAGAACGTCGAGACATACTTCCACTCGCAG GTAACGTCGGAATTCTTGGTGTCCAGACCATTCTGCGGCAAAGGATGCATGGCTCGGTTCAAAGGCAAGTGGTCCCGCGTTGAG ATCACAAACCTACACGGCAGCAGAGTGTTGGACATCCTCTTCCTTGACGTGGGAATCCAGGCTTCCGTGGAGGTGTTTGAGCTCAGGGAGATCCCGCAGAAGTTCCTCCGTGACCTTATGGCCATCCCGCCACAG GCTGTCAAGTGTTGCCTGGCAGAACTGTCTGTCAGCGTCGGGTCGTGGACTCCAGATGCTGTCCAGTGGCTTCGGGAGAAAGTTCTCAACACCACCGACTGCAGCATGAAG GTGACCAAAGTGGACAAAAGCAAACAGTGCGTCTACGTACACCTCTTCACTGACAAGAACTTCCACGAGCCGGCCTGTAGTCTCAACCATCAGATGGCCCGTTTGGACCTGTTCAAACAGCAACCTGATGTCTATCTGACCAGCCACAG TCCCATCAAGACCTCCACACTCGCCGCGCCCACCAAGACCTCTAGCGGCAGCGACATCAGCAACGGCAGCCCAAAGTCCGCTCCGGTTGCAGCCAGGTCTCATCTCAGAAGGGTCCCGTCCGGAGCCAAGGGGACCCCCGGCAGCCCACCTGGGGCGCGGTCATTcccctccccctctctccagcTGCCACCCCTGCTGGAGCTGCCCCCTGCAG GAAACAACTTGGACGTGTACGTATCGGTGGCGTGCCATCCGGGCCACTTTGTGCTCCAGCCCTGGAGGGACATGTACAAACTGGTCGTGCTGATGGGGGAGATGATCCTCTTTTACAACCAAATTGATGAAACACTGCTGAATGTGCAGAAGAATCAGATATACGCTGCTAAAGTGGAGTATAA CTGGTATCGTGTTTTAGTCAAGGGGGTTCTCACCAATGGGCTGGTGTCTGTTTATGAGTTGGACTACGGTAAGCACGAGCTGGTGAGCTGCACGCAGCTCAGAGCTCTTAACGAGGAGTTCCGACAGCTGCCCTTCCAGGGAATCACCGCCCAGCTGGCCG GAGTGAAGACGAGGCAGTGGTCCGAGGAAGCTTCCATCGTCTTCAGGAACCACGTGGAGAAGAAGCCCCTCGTGGCCCAGTTGGAGGCAGCGCAGGAGGCCGCGAACCCCTGGGACAGGAAGCTGACCGTCTTCCTGGTCGACACCTCGCAGCAAGACAACGACATCTGGGTGCATGACATCATGGCAGAGTTTGCGGATGAACTCACCGGCGACGTGAAGATGTAG